GAACGTGCCGAGATAGGGCGCGCGGATCACTTCGGACCCTGCTGGCCAGCTGGCTTCCGCACCGCTGCTCGCGGAGGCCGGCGTAGGGGCTGGGGCTTCCTTGGGAACCGACTGTTGCGCCGCCTGCTTCGCCGCGGGCTTGCGCGTCACCGAAACCTTGGGTGCGTCCAGCCCGGGAGCGTCGGCGTCCTGCGACAGATAGATCTCGAACTCGCCATGACGGGCGTGGAGTTCGCGCAGCCCGGAGCGTTTGAAGTCCTCGATCAGCTGTTCAAGGTCGGAAAGGTTTTTTCCGGCACTCATGCATTGGCACTCCGGCTGGTTTCGACATCGGCGCGGCTGAGCCCGGCGCCACGGCCGGCGATCGGCGTTCCATCCTGTTCGAGCCGGTAGAGCGCTTGCACCGTTTCGTCGGTCGGCGCGTACTTGGCGGTCGTGTCGCAGATGAAGCGATAGGCATTCGCCATCTGCGTCGGACGGAACTCGGCTGCCTGTGCATTGTATTCGGCAAGCGTCATGCGGCCGGCGCTGGTGGTATAGGCATCCTGCTTGGGATCGTGGTGGCTTATGCCCGGTGCGATCGGCGCCAGTCGCGGCACGTCATCCCCCCGCTCGATCGCGCGATAGGGCACATGCGAGATGTAGCGCACGGGATTGTTGTTGTGCTGCATCATCGCATAGTGGTGGATCTGCTGGGTGGGCAGGGAGACCAGGCCCACCATCTCACCCAGGAAATCGCGGCCGAACTCGTCGTTGAACAGGCCGCGGAAACGATCCGCCCGTGCGTCGATCGTCATCCAGTCGTTGACGTCGTAGACCCCGGCCAGGTGCGCGAAATCCTTGATCATCGAGAAATAGACGATCGCGCCCGCATCCATCATCTGGTCGCGGCTCCAGCCGGCCATGCGCTTCCACAGTTCGACCGTCGCCTTGCGCAAGCGCTCGGTCAGATCCTCGAAGGTCGAAGCCAGTTCCTCGGCCGAGCCCATGCCGACGGGCACGAAGCCGTCCGACAATGCGTCCGAGGTGTAGAGCCCCACTCCGGTCAGCTTGTCGGCGGTGAATTCGGGGCGGGATTCGAAGCTGCCCCAGTCGTCCACCAGATAGA
The window above is part of the Novosphingobium sp. G106 genome. Proteins encoded here:
- the accB gene encoding acetyl-CoA carboxylase biotin carboxyl carrier protein, which gives rise to MSAGKNLSDLEQLIEDFKRSGLRELHARHGEFEIYLSQDADAPGLDAPKVSVTRKPAAKQAAQQSVPKEAPAPTPASASSGAEASWPAGSEVIRAPYLGTFYRSPKPGAAPYVEVGTTVEADSELCLVEVMKLFTTVRAGVAGKITHVLASDGELVAAEQPLFVIAAA